The Caminibacter pacificus genome includes a region encoding these proteins:
- the infA gene encoding translation initiation factor IF-1: MAKDVLEVDGIVKEALPNAMFKVELEGLGKEILCHISGKIRMNYIKIVPGDKVKVEINPYSLDKGRITYRYK, from the coding sequence ATGGCAAAAGACGTATTAGAAGTGGATGGAATTGTAAAAGAAGCACTTCCTAACGCAATGTTTAAAGTGGAACTTGAAGGTTTAGGGAAAGAAATACTTTGTCATATAAGTGGTAAAATTAGAATGAATTACATTAAAATCGTACCGGGAGATAAAGTAAAGGTTGAAATAAATCCTTATAGCCTGGACAAAGGTAGAATTACATATAGATACAAATAA